The following DNA comes from Capsicum annuum cultivar UCD-10X-F1 chromosome 7, UCD10Xv1.1, whole genome shotgun sequence.
ttttttttgctattcgCAAGAGACGTGTTACCCGTGATTGTTTATAAAGTAGAAGTTGCCCTTTCTGCAGGTCTATGGCCCCAAGTTTTTTGGAAAGTGAAATGTTTAACTTCCAAACGTTACAGCATGTAATGCGAATGACTCGTACATGGGATTCAACCATGTCAATGATACCTAAAGGCGGGGACACAATCTGGGGCGGACTGGATTGGTCCCCAGAAGAAGGCCACGAGTGTAATGAAAAGAAGCCAAAGAACAATACCACCCAGACAGCTGAGAGTGACAGGACAAGAAAGTCAGATAATGCTACTCGTGTGAAGTACGGAAGAATAATATCGTTTGGGAAGCTTGTAGCTGATTTGCACTCATCAGAGATTGAGAGGATCGACTTCAGAGTAATGTTctttcttgaattttggattttcaTCAACTAATCTCTAGGGTACTATCTTATTTGAACTTTGATGTTCTTAAATTACATTATTATCCATTAGCTCAGTGCAGACAGATGCTTAGACCTAAATCCTCATGTGCCGACAAAAAATGTCTACAGGCTGTCACAAATGTGTTATACATAGAAATAATCTTAATCAGCTTCCCATATGCGGTGAATATGTATCCTTTGCTCTGCTTTCTAATGTGGAGGTTGGGAAAGACCTGGTGACATGAGACACAAATGGAATAAGAAGATAACCTATTCTCTTACATATTCTCAAGTTAAAGTTTTGTGATACCTCatccaaaaaaaacaaaacaagagAAGAAGTTTGAATGTTTTGTAATGATTCTAATTCCCTACTCCTGTTAAGTTTAAATTCTGAACTGGTTGCTCAGACCTGTTGATTCTATCAAGTTTTTAGAGTTAAAAAGACTATTAAAAGAAAGGCAGTTTATTTTTCTGTAGGAAACTTGCAGGAAGTCTGATTGATGGATCAGTTTATTTTTCTGTAGGAAACTTGCAGGAAGTCTGATTGATGGATCTTTCATTTGGCGTTTAATATTTCCTTAATTATCTTAAAAGACTGGTCATAGTTGTTTTCCTTACTATTTACTGCTAATCCGAAGTACTACTCTTAAGTATCTCTTGAGTGCTTTAAATGTGGATTTTATGAATTGAGTTTCATTGTTTTATGTGAATTCTCTCCTGCAATATATTCTGTTTCTCTGTGCACATTCCTAAGAAATGCACACGTGGACTATTTGTTCTGTTGCCTTTTCAgagtctttttcttctttgacGTGTCCAATATTCACCAAAGCTCAAAATCTCCCCTGAATAGCGATCAAGTAGCCAAAGCAGCAGTAGAAAATCTATTACCATAGGCTAGAATTACACATGGCATTGCAAATAACCTTGAATTATTAGTTATTCCAATACTaacatttaaaaaagaattattccAATACTCCATCCCATTTCGAGGTACTCTACTATCCACAAATCAGTTTCTCATGTTTCCGTATATGCGTAATGTCTTATACTAGTTTGTCTGTGTCTATTACTGTGTGTTTAAACTTCCACATGGACAGGTTATCAGAAAACTATTCCAGATGTTGTATTTCTACTTTCTGGTTTTAGCTTTccttcaaaaaaagaaaaaaaaaaattctaacttgCCCCCTTCATTTTTTGGTCCCCTCCAGGATGCTCTTAAAGGTAAAAGTCATGCCAACTCCACTTGCCGTGATGTATGGACTGAGTACCATGATATGGGTATTGGAGGTGTCACAGCTGTTGCAGATTACAAAGTTTACACAGCTGGTTCTGTTTTGGATCTTCTTCATTTTGTTGCACCAAAGTTGATGAAGCGTGGTAGTgctcatttttcatatggaattgctGATGATCTGGATGACAAAAAATATGAACACTATAAATATTGGTCAAATCCCCTGGAAACTAAGTAAGCTTCTGTATTGTTCTACAAaaagtatattttaatatatgtCCATGCTCATAGGCCAGCTCTTCTCTTTATCTTCTTGACTCTCTTAAGTTCATCTATAGTATGCAAATATATCAAGGGTACAACTGAGACTCGGACCTCTTCAAATCAATTTACTTCTGcctttgcatgaaattgttcatAGTAGATATTGcaaaatgtgatcctccatctgTCTTGACTTGGTTCATTATGTGTTACAGCAATCTATCTGGCATATTTATAGCTAGTTCTCACTCTGCTGCTCCATTTTCAGATTGCCCAATGCACCAGGGATGGAGATCTTCTCAATGTATGGAGTTGGAATTCCAACTGAAAGAGCATATGTATACAAACTAAGTACTGCTGGAGATTGCTATATTCCTTTCCAGATAGATACTTCGGCTGAGGGTGGAAGCAAAAGTCCTTGCTTGAAAGGCGGTGTCTTTCATATTGATGGGGATGAGACTGTACCTATTCTAAGTGCAGGTTACATGTGTGTGAAAGGGTGGAGAGGAAAGACCCGATTCAATCCATCAGGCATCCGTACATTTGTAAGAGAGTACAATCATGCCCCTCCAGCTAATCTTCTAGAGGGCAGGGGAACACAAAGTGGTGCTCACGTTGATATAATGGGAAATTTTGCACTGATTGAAGATATCATTAGAGTAGCTGCTGGGGCCGCTGGAGAAGACTTGGGAGGAGATAAAGTGTACTCTGGTATTTTCAAGTGGTCTGAAAGGATTAAACTGAAGCTTTAGATTTCATATTGTGAGATTTACGCCACGTCATTCTTACAATAAGACTGATGTTATATGTTTCTTGTTCCTTTTTGTTATTATGATTAGAAAACGTAAAAGAAATAGACCTTTAGGCCGATAAAGGGACCAATTTTATGACTTCACTAGTTATGGATTTACATGAAAAATTGTTCGCTCTCGACCTCAGATACATATATTAAGCACATGAAGGTTCTGACTTTCGTGACTGAATGAGTTGATGCCAGCTGGAGATAGTTACTTGCGATACTGTATCCTTGGTAAAACTTAGATAACCACTTCTGCATGCAGAATTTTATGTGCGCAATCAATTGCTTTGGGGAGCTGCAGATGCTTTGCTATACCTCTGGCTTCTTGGTCTCCCCGCTGAAGCATCTATTGTGTACTAGAACAAGAATACTCTGGGAAACCTGAAGCTGCTTACTTCAATGTTCTTGAACTGTAAATGTTCCAGGAAGCATGCACGTTTGCAGCCATGCTCGCAATGCTTTAATGTGGCTGCCATTATGTTCATAACTTTATGTTATAAATTTTGGACATTCATTGCTTTTTTCCTGTAATTAAGTCCTTCATAGCATTGTGCAGACTTAATATAGGAGCTGCCAAGAACAGTATTTATCTGTTCCACTACGACTCCATGCATCAACTATTTTCCTCCTTAAACAGCACAACAGGAAGGACAAGTGTGTTTCTTTTGCTGTGGAATAGAAAAGAAATACGACTATAAATTGCTAGTATTATTGAAGATATGGGTTTTTATTGAAGAAATACGACTCTTAAATTTGTCTGCCCAATTTACTTTAATCTTCTAATTTTAAGGGAAATTATTTTTCCTCTAAACAACTTTCAAGTAAATTAATATTACCTATAATCCTAATGTagcattaaaaaaattcaaagagcGTAGTTTTTTTTCAGCGGAAAGTGATGCCACTAATTTATGTattgtataattataattaattaattaattaaaatattagtatCCCAGTATGTTTTTTCCTACACCAAAATCAATTTGTCCAGAAATTGGTCGGACTTCACCGCatcttcaaaaaatcaaatcTATTGAGCAAACCGAATCATACCACCTTACTCTCCCCAAGAGTCGGAGACTTTTTCTTCATAAAATTGTTTGTTTTCCAATGAGTTTGGTGGAGATTTCAAGGTTTTTTCTTGACCTGCATCTTTAATTTTTCAAGGGAAGTTATCTTGTCCGATGTTTTATTGGACTGCCTGATAATTTTTCAGTTTTTCATTGCCGGAAGCAACTCGTGGAAGAAGGTGTGGCGGGAAACTTAACGCCcaatattgctatagtcaacttcaaacaatcataacttctATATTACTGAGAGTTTCtaagctcaagacccaccaaaagatagataattaacttttcaatgcatctaattttgccttaatccaatatcgaagtaaaaagttatgcccaatttattgaagcactgtcaaagctgTCAGTGACGATGACTCATTGTTAGGCtactacgagtcgtagggtgactcGTCGTCAAGACAGTGTGGACCAAAATTTGAGTTCCAGACAACGAATCAGGCCACGACTCATCCCCAGACCCTACAGATCGTCACCAAACTCGTCGGGACTATGCCAACAACTTTTCAGACAATTTTTAAAGGGTTATTTAgtttttttccactcttttaaccccaaaactacgtcGTTTCAGCTGTGACAAGAGGTATAAATCTATTTAATCACCCCAAATTCCTTATTATTTTTCCCAAACTCATtctaagtaaaaaaaaatcaagcgATTCAACTCCCAAGCCAGTCTAAGTATAGGGTTTTTCTCAAAACTAGATTTCCATGGCTTCAGTCCAAGATTTCATCAGtttaggtatgtgggtattcaataaggaattcctttcacccatattcccaaaacctagttttaaaatatgaatttcaattatgatttgTACGAACTCATGATCTAGGGTTAATATTCAATTATTCTGAATTCTTGAAAATTCGATTTCATCATGTTATTCTATTATTATAACTTCCATTCAAAGTTATTATACATGATTTTCATGGcttaaactcagttattttaatatgtgatggattatgcatgttttatagATTTCAACCTCTTTCAAGATGAATTATGCATGACTTGGTGGATGTCAGCCCATATTAGTTGACATATCATGTTTTTCcataaaatttaatatct
Coding sequences within:
- the LOC107877860 gene encoding phospholipid:diacylglycerol acyltransferase 1, encoding MSILRRRKGTENKKTEPEYEEFNDENKKSNGSSRRLRRRRWSCMDGCCWFVGCICSIWWFFLFLYNAMPASFPQYVTEAITGPLPDPPGVKLAKEGLRAKHPVVFVPGIVTGGLELWEGHQCAEGLFRKRLWGGTFGELYKRPLCWVEHMSLDNETGLDPSGIRIRPVSGLVAADYFAPGYFVWAVLIANLARIGYEEKNMYMAAYDWRISFQNTEVRDQTLSRIKSNIELMVASSGGKKVVIIPHSMGVLYLLHFMKWVEAPGPMGGGGGSDWCAKHLKAVMNIGGPFLGVPKAVSGLFSAEAKDIAAARSMAPSFLESEMFNFQTLQHVMRMTRTWDSTMSMIPKGGDTIWGGLDWSPEEGHECNEKKPKNNTTQTAESDRTRKSDNATRVKYGRIISFGKLVADLHSSEIERIDFRDALKGKSHANSTCRDVWTEYHDMGIGGVTAVADYKVYTAGSVLDLLHFVAPKLMKRGSAHFSYGIADDLDDKKYEHYKYWSNPLETKLPNAPGMEIFSMYGVGIPTERAYVYKLSTAGDCYIPFQIDTSAEGGSKSPCLKGGVFHIDGDETVPILSAGYMCVKGWRGKTRFNPSGIRTFVREYNHAPPANLLEGRGTQSGAHVDIMGNFALIEDIIRVAAGAAGEDLGGDKVYSGIFKWSERIKLKL